In Arcobacter ellisii, a genomic segment contains:
- a CDS encoding SixA phosphatase family protein, with amino-acid sequence MKKLFLIRHAKSSWEDLRLDDFDRPLNKRGEKDAPFMAELLKEKNIIPDLIISSPSLRTKLTAEIIAEKIGFIDKISFDKTIYEAPLSSLKKVVHNIDNSFNTIFFIGHNPGLCDLANSLCDLEIENIPTCAIVEIDFDTNSWKDISKENSTLISFESPKKYK; translated from the coding sequence ATGAAAAAATTGTTTTTGATAAGACATGCAAAATCTTCTTGGGAAGATTTAAGACTTGATGATTTTGATAGACCTTTAAATAAAAGAGGTGAAAAAGATGCTCCTTTTATGGCAGAGCTATTAAAAGAAAAAAATATCATACCTGATTTGATAATCTCTTCACCCTCACTTAGAACAAAACTAACTGCAGAAATAATTGCTGAAAAGATTGGTTTTATTGATAAAATAAGTTTTGATAAAACTATTTATGAAGCACCTTTATCAAGTTTAAAAAAAGTTGTTCATAATATAGATAATTCGTTTAATACAATATTTTTTATAGGACATAATCCTGGACTTTGCGATTTAGCAAACTCTTTGTGTGATTTAGAAATAGAAAATATACCTACTTGTGCAATTGTTGAAATAGATTTTGATACAAATTCTTGGAAAGATATATCAAAAGAGAATTCAACTTTAATCTCCTTTGAATCTCCTAAAAAGTATAAATAA
- a CDS encoding ABC transporter ATP-binding protein yields MLEIKDYNSFILHEISFLLKENENLIILGENGAGKSTLAKVLSNLISNEKVKLFGENISKISDYKRAKLINYIPPKLSIFDEYVTLREFLELSFIDSVNIQKIDETIKLLNLRKLEDKFCKSFSSGEKQLLLLASAIMHNAKITIFDELTANLDISRLKEVFDILNSDLLEQKIIITHNLDLAYALKYKVLFLNDGIIEFFGEHDEFFSNENLKKFYNNTILKLDNHLVVNL; encoded by the coding sequence ATGTTAGAAATAAAAGATTACAATAGTTTTATTTTGCACGAAATCTCTTTTTTGTTAAAAGAGAATGAAAATTTGATAATTCTTGGTGAAAATGGTGCAGGAAAATCAACTCTAGCAAAGGTTTTATCAAATCTTATTTCAAATGAAAAAGTAAAACTTTTTGGAGAAAATATTTCAAAAATAAGTGATTATAAAAGAGCAAAACTTATAAATTATATTCCACCAAAACTCTCAATTTTTGATGAATATGTAACTTTAAGAGAGTTTTTGGAACTCTCTTTTATTGATAGTGTAAATATTCAAAAAATAGATGAAACAATAAAACTTTTAAATTTGAGAAAATTAGAAGATAAATTTTGTAAATCATTTAGTTCAGGTGAAAAGCAACTTTTACTTCTAGCAAGTGCGATAATGCACAATGCAAAAATCACTATTTTTGATGAATTAACGGCAAATTTAGATATTAGTCGATTAAAAGAGGTTTTTGATATTCTAAATTCTGATTTACTTGAACAAAAAATTATTATCACTCATAATCTTGATTTAGCTTATGCTTTAAAATATAAAGTTCTGTTTCTAAATGATGGCATAATCGAATTTTTTGGAGAACATGATGAATTTTTTTCAAATGAAAATCTAAAAAAATTTTATAACAATACTATTTTAAAATTAGATAATCATTTGGTGGTAAATCTATGA
- a CDS encoding FecCD family ABC transporter permease, protein MKIFLYIISVIIVCIAPFWGEIPISLKDIFEPNSTTYTIFWDLRVSRVFLAFFVGGILALGGLIFQIIFKNQLITPYTLGIASGTTLFTAISIVFFPALYMSISSVFGSIITILILYFISKQINKSSIAVSTNSILLIGIALSYFYSSALMLVFYMSNLQENYSIVRFTLGSLDTVGYTSGIVVMIVSLIFYAVVHLNKEKIKLLLICNDTAFLKGLNVHKINILLLVVVSLSVGISISFVGPIGFIGLIIPHIIKLVYKKSADKLFFPVFFFGGIFLVFSDLISRNLNTDSSLPIGVVTAFIGAPFFVYLLVRRNKKV, encoded by the coding sequence ATGAAAATATTTTTATATATAATTAGTGTTATCATAGTTTGTATTGCACCTTTTTGGGGAGAAATACCTATTTCTTTAAAAGATATTTTTGAACCAAATTCAACAACTTATACGATATTTTGGGATTTAAGAGTTTCAAGGGTTTTTTTGGCATTTTTTGTTGGTGGAATTTTGGCATTGGGTGGTTTGATTTTTCAAATTATTTTTAAAAACCAATTAATAACACCATATACATTGGGAATTGCAAGTGGAACGACACTTTTTACAGCTATTTCAATAGTATTTTTTCCAGCTCTTTATATGAGTATTTCCTCTGTTTTTGGTTCTATTATTACTATTTTGATTTTATATTTCATCTCAAAACAGATAAATAAAAGCTCAATTGCAGTCTCTACAAACTCAATTTTACTTATTGGAATTGCTTTATCATATTTTTATAGTTCAGCTTTGATGTTGGTTTTTTATATGAGTAATTTACAAGAAAACTATTCAATAGTTAGATTTACCCTTGGAAGTTTAGATACTGTTGGTTATACAAGTGGAATTGTTGTTATGATTGTAAGTTTAATATTTTATGCAGTTGTACATCTAAATAAAGAGAAAATAAAACTGCTTCTAATTTGCAACGATACAGCATTTTTAAAAGGTTTAAATGTACACAAAATAAATATTTTACTGCTTGTTGTCGTATCTTTAAGTGTAGGGATAAGTATTAGTTTTGTGGGACCCATTGGATTTATTGGGCTTATTATTCCTCATATTATAAAACTTGTTTATAAAAAAAGTGCCGATAAACTATTTTTTCCTGTATTTTTCTTTGGAGGAATATTTTTAGTATTTAGTGATTTGATTTCAAGAAACTTAAATACAGATTCAAGCCTTCCAATTGGTGTGGTAACGGCTTTTATAGGAGCGCCATTTTTTGTATATTTATTAGTTAGAAGAAATAAAAAAGTATAA
- a CDS encoding ACP phosphodiesterase, translated as MNWLAHVFLSELDIDFQIGNFLADPLKGRVWENASDEIKKGMQTHKKIDSFTDSHEIISCSKKRLRERGLLKPVIVDLTYDYLLTKNWDKFCTIPLKTFSNSFYTQAYKRAPFMPYIANISITNMIERDLLNKYHTINQLKTSFDRMDKRLSPRLLQRETASGYSNTVIDNINYLEKDFLEFFPQLCKTLKSDLDKNKLKHWRL; from the coding sequence TTGAACTGGTTAGCACATGTATTTTTATCAGAATTAGATATAGATTTTCAAATTGGAAATTTTTTAGCTGACCCTTTAAAAGGTCGAGTTTGGGAAAATGCTTCTGATGAGATAAAAAAAGGAATGCAAACCCATAAAAAAATTGATTCATTTACTGATTCCCATGAAATTATTTCATGTAGTAAAAAAAGATTAAGAGAAAGAGGTTTATTAAAACCTGTGATAGTTGATTTAACTTATGATTATCTTTTGACTAAAAATTGGGATAAATTTTGTACTATTCCTTTAAAAACTTTCTCAAATAGTTTTTATACACAAGCTTATAAAAGAGCTCCTTTTATGCCATATATTGCAAATATCTCTATAACAAATATGATAGAAAGAGATTTACTAAACAAATATCACACTATAAATCAATTAAAAACCTCTTTTGATAGAATGGATAAAAGATTATCTCCTAGACTTTTACAAAGAGAAACAGCAAGTGGTTATTCAAATACTGTTATTGATAATATAAATTATTTAGAAAAAGATTTTTTAGAGTTTTTCCCACAACTTTGTAAAACTCTAAAAAGTGATTTGGATAAAAATAAATTAAAACATTGGAGGCTGTAG
- a CDS encoding malate dehydrogenase: MAKSKKLIIDLSKENLFFEERNQTIKLLNFKTETMSLDIAIFEKEKFIKNSTMVFAHLPKKLKAKLNPTGK, encoded by the coding sequence TTGGCAAAAAGTAAAAAGTTAATAATTGATTTAAGTAAAGAAAATCTCTTTTTTGAAGAGAGAAATCAAACTATCAAACTTCTAAACTTTAAAACTGAAACAATGAGTTTAGATATTGCAATTTTTGAAAAGGAAAAATTTATCAAAAATAGTACAATGGTTTTCGCTCATCTACCAAAAAAACTCAAAGCAAAACTAAATCCAACTGGAAAATAA
- a CDS encoding cobyrinate a,c-diamide synthase yields MSATASNQGKTTLTTALLYHFRKSVRPFKIGPDFIDPLFHQKICQTPSINLDTCIMNEAQVKWLFDKYSDKNISILEGVMGFYDGMDKNASAYDVTKLLNVPTIIVLDASGSYITLSAIIKGLKTYQEGNTIKGVIFNHVGSNSHFELIKNQVEKDFDDIEVLGWIENRLDTLDSTHLGLDLKDNEFEKLEHISKEVLKHIDLEKLEKIAEFTASKTEDYPFEKIEKYNKHITLVNDENFSFLYHDNLEFLKESFEKVTIVNAINNEIIPSDADIVFIVGGYIETSKAYEKIENSNDFKNSLLTHAKQNKAIYGECAGLLFLSNRVDDKKMMGLLDLDFTLGKKFYRMGYYENELGITGHAFHFTKLIDEQKVGEYKLYKKNSSDGTYAAFKNNNVFGTYLHTMFRNNFNKIKKYLNL; encoded by the coding sequence ATAAGTGCAACGGCATCAAATCAAGGAAAAACTACTCTAACAACAGCACTTTTATATCATTTTAGAAAATCTGTTAGACCTTTTAAAATTGGACCTGATTTTATAGATCCTCTTTTTCATCAAAAAATATGCCAAACTCCAAGTATAAATCTTGATACTTGTATTATGAATGAAGCCCAAGTAAAATGGTTATTCGATAAATATAGTGATAAAAATATCTCTATTCTTGAGGGAGTTATGGGGTTTTATGATGGTATGGATAAAAATGCTTCTGCTTATGATGTAACAAAACTTTTAAATGTTCCAACAATCATAGTTTTAGATGCAAGTGGTTCATATATAACTTTAAGTGCAATTATAAAAGGTCTTAAAACTTATCAAGAAGGAAATACTATAAAAGGTGTGATTTTTAATCATGTGGGTTCAAATAGTCATTTTGAATTGATAAAAAATCAAGTTGAAAAAGATTTTGATGATATAGAAGTTTTAGGTTGGATTGAAAATAGACTTGATACTTTGGATTCTACACATCTTGGACTTGATTTAAAAGATAATGAGTTTGAAAAACTTGAACATATTTCAAAAGAGGTTTTAAAACATATAGATTTAGAAAAATTAGAAAAAATTGCAGAGTTTACAGCTTCTAAAACAGAAGATTATCCCTTTGAAAAAATAGAAAAATATAATAAACACATAACTTTGGTAAATGATGAAAATTTCTCTTTTTTATACCATGATAATTTGGAGTTTTTAAAAGAGAGTTTCGAAAAAGTAACAATAGTAAATGCTATAAACAACGAAATTATTCCAAGTGATGCAGATATTGTTTTTATTGTTGGTGGTTATATTGAAACTTCAAAAGCTTATGAAAAAATAGAAAACTCAAATGATTTTAAAAACTCATTATTAACTCATGCAAAACAAAATAAAGCAATTTATGGTGAATGTGCTGGATTACTATTTTTATCAAACAGAGTTGATGATAAAAAAATGATGGGATTATTAGATTTGGATTTTACTTTAGGAAAAAAGTTTTATCGAATGGGATATTATGAAAATGAATTAGGAATCACAGGTCATGCTTTTCATTTTACAAAACTTATAGATGAGCAAAAAGTAGGGGAATACAAACTTTATAAAAAAAATAGTAGTGATGGAACTTATGCTGCATTTAAAAATAATAATGTTTTTGGAACATATCTTCATACAATGTTTAGGAATAATTTTAATAAGATTAAAAAATATTTGAATTTATAG